A single genomic interval of Piliocolobus tephrosceles isolate RC106 chromosome 7, ASM277652v3, whole genome shotgun sequence harbors:
- the LOC111530107 gene encoding beta-defensin 103, with protein sequence MRIHYLLFALLFLFLVPVPGHGGIINTLQKYYCRVRGGRCAVLSCLPKEEQIGKCSTRGRKCCRRKK encoded by the exons ATGAGGATCCATTATCTTCTGTTTGCTTTGCTCTTCTTGTTTTTGGTGCCTGTTCCAG GTCATGGAGGAATCATAAACACATTGCAGAAATATTATTGCAGAGTCAGAGGTGGCCGGTGTGCTGTGCTCAGCTGCCTTCCAAAGGAGGAACAGATTGGCAAGTGCTCGACACGTGGCCGAAAATGCTGtcgaagaaagaagtaa